Proteins encoded by one window of Ovis canadensis isolate MfBH-ARS-UI-01 breed Bighorn chromosome 14, ARS-UI_OviCan_v2, whole genome shotgun sequence:
- the CLEC3A gene encoding C-type lectin domain family 3 member A: MAKNGLVIYILVIILLLDQTSCHASKFKARKHSKRRVKEKDGDLKTQVEKLWREVNALKEMQALQTVCLRGTKFHKKCYLAAEGSKHFHEANEDCISKGGTLVVPRSSDEINALRDYGKRSLPGVNDFWLGINDMVAEGKFVDVNGLAISFLNWDQAQPNGGKRENCAFFSQSAQGKWSDEACSSSKRYICEFTIPQ; this comes from the exons ATGGCAAAGAACGGACTTGTAATTTACATCCTGGTTATCATCTTGCTCCTGGACCAGACCAGCTGCCACGCGTCCAAGTTCAAAGCCAGGAAGCACAGCAAACGCCGAGTGAAAG AGAAGGATGGAGACCTGAAGACTCAAGTGGAAAAGCTCTGGCGAGAAGTCAATGCCCTGAAGGAAATGCAAGCCCTGCAGACAG TCTGTCTCCGAGGCACAAAATTTCACAAGAAGTGCTACCTTGCCGCGGAAGGCTCGAAGCACTTCCACGAAGCCAATGAAGACTGCATTTCCAAGGGCGGGACCCTGGTTGTCCCCAGAAGCTCCGATGAAATCAATGCCCTCCGAGACTATGGTAAAAGGAGCCTGCCGGGGGTCAATGACTTTTGGCTGGGCATCAACGATATGGTCGCAGAAGGCAAGTTTGTCGACGTCAATGGGCTTGCCATCTCCTTCCTCAATTGGGACCAGGCACAGCCTAATGGTGGCAAGCGGGAAAACTGTGCCTTCTTCTCCCAGTCAGCTCAGGGCAAGTGGAGTGATGAGGCCTGTAGTAGCAGCAAGAGGTACATATGTGAGTTTACCATCCCTCAGTAG